Proteins co-encoded in one Pyramidobacter piscolens W5455 genomic window:
- a CDS encoding ArsR/SmtB family transcription factor, translating into MDHLVLFKALADGTRLKIVRLLLEHRRCVRALARELELSEAAVSQHLKVLREAGIVIGQRRGYFMHYDADRRTLQDLAREIGDLGAVERTCPPNERSRQNAGARCRSDFSTAGERETKEERQ; encoded by the coding sequence ATGGATCATCTGGTTCTTTTCAAAGCGCTTGCGGACGGGACGCGCCTGAAAATCGTCAGGCTGCTGCTCGAACATCGCCGTTGCGTACGCGCGCTGGCCCGCGAGCTGGAGCTTTCCGAAGCCGCCGTATCCCAGCATCTGAAAGTGCTGCGGGAGGCCGGCATCGTCATCGGGCAGAGGCGGGGATATTTTATGCATTACGACGCCGATCGTCGGACCCTTCAAGATCTGGCCCGGGAAATCGGAGACCTGGGCGCCGTCGAACGGACGTGCCCGCCCAACGAACGGAGCCGCCAAAACGCGGGTGCTCGTTGTCGATCGGACTTTTCAACTGCCGGCGAGCGCGAGACGAAGGAGGAGAGACAATGA
- a CDS encoding chromate transporter yields the protein MKKPGILLRLLLVFMKVGFFTFGGGYAMISLIEHLCVEREGWITHDEMMNVVVIAESTPGPIAINCATFVGYRQAGLSGALAATLGIVLPSFAVIYLIASRFDRFLAIRAVSSAFRGIKLSVGLLVLDAGIRMVRKMPKKARPRLFMAGAFLTMGASEIFALKISSIALLSCAALLSLALFSAGNLLRAGREEK from the coding sequence ATGAAAAAGCCCGGCATTCTGCTCAGGCTGCTGCTCGTCTTCATGAAAGTCGGTTTTTTCACGTTTGGCGGCGGCTATGCCATGATCTCTCTGATTGAACATCTCTGCGTCGAGCGAGAAGGCTGGATCACTCACGACGAGATGATGAACGTCGTCGTCATCGCCGAGTCGACGCCCGGACCGATCGCCATCAACTGCGCCACCTTCGTCGGTTACCGTCAGGCCGGTCTGAGCGGCGCGCTGGCGGCGACGCTGGGAATCGTGCTGCCGTCTTTTGCGGTGATCTATCTCATCGCCTCCCGCTTCGACCGTTTTCTCGCGATACGAGCCGTGTCGTCCGCGTTTCGGGGCATCAAGCTGTCTGTCGGCCTTCTTGTTTTGGACGCGGGGATCCGCATGGTCCGGAAGATGCCGAAAAAGGCGCGCCCCCGCCTGTTCATGGCCGGCGCGTTCTTAACCATGGGAGCGTCGGAAATTTTCGCGCTGAAAATTTCTTCGATCGCGCTCCTGTCGTGCGCCGCTCTGCTGAGCCTCGCGCTGTTTTCAGCGGGAAACCTTCTCCGCGCCGGGAGAGAAGAAAAATGA
- a CDS encoding chromate transporter, with amino-acid sequence MILADLLCAFLKVGFFAFGGAYGAIPLIRDVVLSYGWLSEERLSYWIAVSESTPGPIMVNLATCVGSQQAGIPGALVATAAVVLPSFVMILLVMGFFSAAFRNRRFQAVLSGLKPAVIGIVLAAGVSMTVHNCLRKEAGGADVKAMALSALLAAAFFFPILPHRRRISPIALIILSAFLGIAAYGS; translated from the coding sequence ATGATCCTTGCCGATCTGCTGTGCGCTTTTCTCAAGGTGGGCTTTTTCGCTTTCGGCGGCGCCTACGGAGCCATCCCTCTCATCCGCGACGTCGTTCTGTCTTACGGCTGGCTCAGCGAGGAGCGACTGAGCTACTGGATCGCCGTCAGCGAAAGCACGCCCGGCCCCATTATGGTCAATCTGGCGACCTGCGTCGGCAGCCAACAGGCCGGCATTCCGGGAGCGCTTGTCGCCACTGCCGCCGTCGTGCTGCCGTCTTTCGTCATGATCCTGCTGGTCATGGGCTTCTTCAGCGCCGCGTTCCGCAACCGACGTTTCCAGGCCGTCCTATCCGGCCTGAAACCGGCCGTGATCGGCATCGTCCTCGCGGCCGGCGTCAGCATGACCGTTCATAACTGCCTGCGCAAGGAGGCGGGCGGAGCCGACGTAAAGGCCATGGCTCTTTCGGCCCTTTTGGCGGCAGCGTTTTTCTTCCCCATCCTGCCGCATCGGCGGAGAATATCGCCGATCGCGCTGATCATTCTGTCAGCCTTCCTCGGCATCGCCGCATACGGATCCTGA